From a single Xyrauchen texanus isolate HMW12.3.18 chromosome 26, RBS_HiC_50CHRs, whole genome shotgun sequence genomic region:
- the txnipa gene encoding thioredoxin interacting protein a, producing the protein MVAMTKRVKMFEIVLNDPTKTFYCSGDKVAGNILVEVSEVTRVTAMRVFGVGCAKVEYAKGKQRCREEVDYLKYEEVVHMDDHPEDTDGSVILRPGNKYEYSFGFELPQQGQLVSSYKGKFGYVQYYVRALMEMPSQPTLQCKKHFEVEEPLDVNTPDLLSPTGGMKEKKVTCMFIPDGQVSLNAKIDRRGFCEGEEICIDAKFENTCSRIVVPKAAIIAKHTYQANGRTKVLKQKLSSVRGNHIISGMCDAWQGKSIRVPKIKPSILGCNIIRVEYALMIYMHIPGSDKLVLELPLVIGTVPYNGFGSRTNSMSSQDGSVSTASASWVSLRMPSSAPPSYCDVTRDCCMDHPLTPLLDDYDDGDSPIYMNTPQFQFPPLPAYSEVEEEFNSSVRMLSVC; encoded by the exons ATGGTTGCGATGACAAAAAGAGTGAAGATGTTCGAGATCGTTTTAAATGATCCAACCAAGACTTTCTACTGCAGTGGAGATAAAGTTGCTGGGAATATCCTTGTGGAGGTGTCGGAGGTGACCAGAGTGACGGCCATGAGGGTGTTCGGAGTCGGATGCGCCAAAGTGGAGTACGCAAAAGGCAAACAGAGATGCCGTGAAGAAGTTGACTATCTTAAGTATGAAGAAGTAGTCCACATGGATGACCATCCTGAAG ACACAGATGGTTCAGTCATCCTCCGTCCAGGCAACAAGTATGAATACTCATTTGGCTTTGAGCTGCCTCAACAAGG GCAACTGGTGTCTTCTTACAAGGGCAAGTTCGGGTATGTTCAGTACTATGTGAGGGCTCTGATGGAAATGCCCTCTCAGCCCACCCTCCAGTGCAAGAAACACTTTGAAGTTGAAGAGCCCCTGGATGTAAATACCCCAGACTTGCTG TCTCCAACTGGAGGCATGAAGGAGAAGAAAGTCACCTGCATGTTCATCCCTGATGGCCAAGTGTCTCTGAACGCCAAGATTGACAGGCGTGGCTTCTGTGAGGGGGAGGAAATCTGCATCGATGCAAAATTCGAGAACACCTGCTCCCGCATCGTGGTACCCAAAGCGGCCATCATTGCCAAGCACACCTACCAGGCTAATGGACGCACCAAGGTCTTGAAGCAGAAGCTCTCCTCGGTGCGCGGCAACCACATCATCTCGGGCATGTGCGACGCCTGGCAGGGGAAGAGCATTCGGGTGCCCAAGATCAAGCCCTCCATTTTGGGCTGCAACATTATTCGAGTGGAATATGCACTGATG ATTTACATGCACATCCCTGGCAGCGATAAGTTGGTTCTGGAGCTCCCACTCGTCATTGGCACCGTGCCCTACAATGGTTTTGGCAGCCGCACCAACAGCATGAGCAGCCAGGATGGTTCTGTCAGCACAGCGTCGGCCAGTTGGGTGTCCTTACGGATGCCATCATCCGCCCCACCCAGCTACTGCGATGTCACTCGTGATTGCTGCATGGATCATCCTCTCACGCCTCTGCTGGATGACTATGATGATGGAGACAGTCCCATCTACATGAACACACCCCAGTTCCAGTTCCCCCCACTCCCTGCTTATTCAGAG GTGGAGGAAGAGTTTAACAGCAGTGTTCGTATGCTTTCTGTCTGTTGA